The following proteins are encoded in a genomic region of Zea mays cultivar B73 chromosome 9, Zm-B73-REFERENCE-NAM-5.0, whole genome shotgun sequence:
- the LOC103639318 gene encoding protein DA1-related 2 isoform X1, producing the protein MAYSSRTCGRCNNHERRSGFMKWLCNFLKGPKPGEPNRRRPQVTAGEEEDALWHQRPVRPKNDPPRNDNEEVDRAIAESLTEDVRTPKEKTRKGDKDDEDLARAIQDSLNMNPYTPYNPYAPSHAQPRGHRLCAGCKHEIGHGHYLSCMGIYWHPQCFRCNSCGHPIRETEFTLLSTDPYHKLCYKELHHPKCDVCLQFIPTNRSGLIEYRAHPFWGQKYCPSHEHDRTPRCCSCEKMEPRNTKYMSLGDGRSLCMECLGSAVMDTGECQPLYHSIRDYYEGMNMKLDQQIPMLLVERQALNEAMEGESRGPHHMPETRGLCLSEEQTVSSILRRPRIGGNRLLDMRTQPQKLTRRCEVTAILVLYGLPRLLTGSILAHELMHGWLRLKGYRNLNAEVEEGICQVMSYLWLESEILPSSSRHAQPSSSYASSSSSSYSYPPTSSKKGGISHTEKKLGEFFMHQIAHDTSTAYGDGFRTAYAAVNKYGLRQTLNHIRLTGGLPV; encoded by the exons ATGGCGTACTCCTCGCGGACTTGTGGTCGGTGCAACAACCACG AGAGGAGATCCGGTTTCATGAAGTGGCTCTGCAATTTCCTCAAGGGGCCGAAGCCCGGGGAGCCGAACCGCCGGCGGCCCCAGGTGACGGCCGGAGAGGAGGAGGACGCGCTTTGGCACCAACGACCAGTTCGACCGAAG AATGATCCACCTAGAAATGACAACGAAGAAGTGGACCGTGCAATTGCAGAGTCTCTCACAGAGGACGTCAGAACCCCCAAAG AGAAAACCCGCAAGGGAGACAAGGACGACGAAGATCTTGCGAGGGCCATACAGGACAGCCTCAACATGAACCCTTACACGCCTTACAACCCCTATGCTCCCTCTCACGCCCAACCTAGAGGGCACAG GCTGTGCGCAGGCTGCAAGCATGAGATAGGGCATGGCCATTACTTGAGCTGCATGGGGATTTACTGGCACCCTCAGTGCTTCCGCTGCAACTCCTGCGGCCACCCTATCCGTGAGACCGAG TTCACATTGCTGAGTACAGATCCATACCACAAGCTGTGCTACAAGGAGCTGCACCATCCGAAATGCGACGTCTGCCTTCAGTTT ATTCCAACGAACAGGAGTGGCCTGATAGAGTACAGAGCCCACCCGTTCTGGGGCCAGAAGTATTGCCCTTCGCATGAGCACGACAGGACGCCACGTTGCTGCAGCTGTGAGAAAATGGAG CCAAGGAACACAAAGTACATGTCACTGGGAGACGGCCGCAGCCTGTGCATGGAATGCCTGGGGTCTGCGGTCATGGACACCGGTGAATGCCAGCCCCTGTACCATTCTATCAGAGACTACTACGAGGGGATGAACATGAAGCTGGACCAGCAGATACCCATGCTCTTGGTTGAGCGGCAAGCGCTTAACGAAGCCATGGAAGGAGAGAGTAGA GGCCCACACCACATGCCTGAGACAAGGGGCCTGTGTCTGTCGGAGGAGCAGACTGTGAGCAGT ATACTTAGGAGGCCCAGGATTGGTGGAAACCGGTTACTGGACATGAGAACTCAGCCACAAAAACTGACTAGGAGATGTGAAGTTACTGCAATACTTGTCTTGTATGGCCTCCCCAG GCTACTAACAGGATCCATCCTCGCCCATGAGCTGATGCACGGGTGGTTGCGCCTCAAAG GTTACCGAAACCTAAACGCGGAGGTTGAAGAAGGAATATGCCAGGTCATGTCTTACCTGTGGCTGGAATCAGAGATTCTTCCGTCGTCCTCAAGGCACGCGCAGCCTTCATCTTCCTACGCCTCGTCCTCCTCTTCGTCTTACTCTTATCCACCGACATCGTCCAAGAAAGGTGGGATATCTCATACCGAAAAGAAGCTGGGCGAGTTCTTCATGCACCAGATTGCCCATGACACGTCGACGGCGTATGGTGACGGTTTCAGAACTGCGTATGCTGCCGTCAACAAGTATGGCCTTCGCCAAACACTGAACCACATACGCCTAACAGGAGGACTCCCTGTAtaa
- the LOC103639318 gene encoding protein DA1-related 2 isoform X3: MLTQAISYGVVSMCLLILSSAERRSGFMKWLCNFLKGPKPGEPNRRRPQVTAGEEEDALWHQRPVRPKNDPPRNDNEEVDRAIAESLTEDVRTPKEKTRKGDKDDEDLARAIQDSLNMNPYTPYNPYAPSHAQPRGHRLCAGCKHEIGHGHYLSCMGIYWHPQCFRCNSCGHPIRETEFTLLSTDPYHKLCYKELHHPKCDVCLQFIPTNRSGLIEYRAHPFWGQKYCPSHEHDRTPRCCSCEKMEPRNTKYMSLGDGRSLCMECLGSAVMDTGECQPLYHSIRDYYEGMNMKLDQQIPMLLVERQALNEAMEGESRGPHHMPETRGLCLSEEQTVSSILRRPRIGGNRLLDMRTQPQKLTRRCEVTAILVLYGLPRLLTGSILAHELMHGWLRLKGYRNLNAEVEEGICQVMSYLWLESEILPSSSRHAQPSSSYASSSSSSYSYPPTSSKKGGISHTEKKLGEFFMHQIAHDTSTAYGDGFRTAYAAVNKYGLRQTLNHIRLTGGLPV, from the exons ATGCTAACCCAAGCAATCTCTTACGGTGTTGTATCCATGTGCTTGCTGATCTTGTCCAGTGCAG AGAGGAGATCCGGTTTCATGAAGTGGCTCTGCAATTTCCTCAAGGGGCCGAAGCCCGGGGAGCCGAACCGCCGGCGGCCCCAGGTGACGGCCGGAGAGGAGGAGGACGCGCTTTGGCACCAACGACCAGTTCGACCGAAG AATGATCCACCTAGAAATGACAACGAAGAAGTGGACCGTGCAATTGCAGAGTCTCTCACAGAGGACGTCAGAACCCCCAAAG AGAAAACCCGCAAGGGAGACAAGGACGACGAAGATCTTGCGAGGGCCATACAGGACAGCCTCAACATGAACCCTTACACGCCTTACAACCCCTATGCTCCCTCTCACGCCCAACCTAGAGGGCACAG GCTGTGCGCAGGCTGCAAGCATGAGATAGGGCATGGCCATTACTTGAGCTGCATGGGGATTTACTGGCACCCTCAGTGCTTCCGCTGCAACTCCTGCGGCCACCCTATCCGTGAGACCGAG TTCACATTGCTGAGTACAGATCCATACCACAAGCTGTGCTACAAGGAGCTGCACCATCCGAAATGCGACGTCTGCCTTCAGTTT ATTCCAACGAACAGGAGTGGCCTGATAGAGTACAGAGCCCACCCGTTCTGGGGCCAGAAGTATTGCCCTTCGCATGAGCACGACAGGACGCCACGTTGCTGCAGCTGTGAGAAAATGGAG CCAAGGAACACAAAGTACATGTCACTGGGAGACGGCCGCAGCCTGTGCATGGAATGCCTGGGGTCTGCGGTCATGGACACCGGTGAATGCCAGCCCCTGTACCATTCTATCAGAGACTACTACGAGGGGATGAACATGAAGCTGGACCAGCAGATACCCATGCTCTTGGTTGAGCGGCAAGCGCTTAACGAAGCCATGGAAGGAGAGAGTAGA GGCCCACACCACATGCCTGAGACAAGGGGCCTGTGTCTGTCGGAGGAGCAGACTGTGAGCAGT ATACTTAGGAGGCCCAGGATTGGTGGAAACCGGTTACTGGACATGAGAACTCAGCCACAAAAACTGACTAGGAGATGTGAAGTTACTGCAATACTTGTCTTGTATGGCCTCCCCAG GCTACTAACAGGATCCATCCTCGCCCATGAGCTGATGCACGGGTGGTTGCGCCTCAAAG GTTACCGAAACCTAAACGCGGAGGTTGAAGAAGGAATATGCCAGGTCATGTCTTACCTGTGGCTGGAATCAGAGATTCTTCCGTCGTCCTCAAGGCACGCGCAGCCTTCATCTTCCTACGCCTCGTCCTCCTCTTCGTCTTACTCTTATCCACCGACATCGTCCAAGAAAGGTGGGATATCTCATACCGAAAAGAAGCTGGGCGAGTTCTTCATGCACCAGATTGCCCATGACACGTCGACGGCGTATGGTGACGGTTTCAGAACTGCGTATGCTGCCGTCAACAAGTATGGCCTTCGCCAAACACTGAACCACATACGCCTAACAGGAGGACTCCCTGTAtaa
- the LOC103639318 gene encoding protein DA1-related 2 isoform X2 yields MSILHACCQLAGNERRSGFMKWLCNFLKGPKPGEPNRRRPQVTAGEEEDALWHQRPVRPKNDPPRNDNEEVDRAIAESLTEDVRTPKEKTRKGDKDDEDLARAIQDSLNMNPYTPYNPYAPSHAQPRGHRLCAGCKHEIGHGHYLSCMGIYWHPQCFRCNSCGHPIRETEFTLLSTDPYHKLCYKELHHPKCDVCLQFIPTNRSGLIEYRAHPFWGQKYCPSHEHDRTPRCCSCEKMEPRNTKYMSLGDGRSLCMECLGSAVMDTGECQPLYHSIRDYYEGMNMKLDQQIPMLLVERQALNEAMEGESRGPHHMPETRGLCLSEEQTVSSILRRPRIGGNRLLDMRTQPQKLTRRCEVTAILVLYGLPRLLTGSILAHELMHGWLRLKGYRNLNAEVEEGICQVMSYLWLESEILPSSSRHAQPSSSYASSSSSSYSYPPTSSKKGGISHTEKKLGEFFMHQIAHDTSTAYGDGFRTAYAAVNKYGLRQTLNHIRLTGGLPV; encoded by the exons ATGTCCATCCTCCATGCCTGCTGTCAACTGGCAGGAAACG AGAGGAGATCCGGTTTCATGAAGTGGCTCTGCAATTTCCTCAAGGGGCCGAAGCCCGGGGAGCCGAACCGCCGGCGGCCCCAGGTGACGGCCGGAGAGGAGGAGGACGCGCTTTGGCACCAACGACCAGTTCGACCGAAG AATGATCCACCTAGAAATGACAACGAAGAAGTGGACCGTGCAATTGCAGAGTCTCTCACAGAGGACGTCAGAACCCCCAAAG AGAAAACCCGCAAGGGAGACAAGGACGACGAAGATCTTGCGAGGGCCATACAGGACAGCCTCAACATGAACCCTTACACGCCTTACAACCCCTATGCTCCCTCTCACGCCCAACCTAGAGGGCACAG GCTGTGCGCAGGCTGCAAGCATGAGATAGGGCATGGCCATTACTTGAGCTGCATGGGGATTTACTGGCACCCTCAGTGCTTCCGCTGCAACTCCTGCGGCCACCCTATCCGTGAGACCGAG TTCACATTGCTGAGTACAGATCCATACCACAAGCTGTGCTACAAGGAGCTGCACCATCCGAAATGCGACGTCTGCCTTCAGTTT ATTCCAACGAACAGGAGTGGCCTGATAGAGTACAGAGCCCACCCGTTCTGGGGCCAGAAGTATTGCCCTTCGCATGAGCACGACAGGACGCCACGTTGCTGCAGCTGTGAGAAAATGGAG CCAAGGAACACAAAGTACATGTCACTGGGAGACGGCCGCAGCCTGTGCATGGAATGCCTGGGGTCTGCGGTCATGGACACCGGTGAATGCCAGCCCCTGTACCATTCTATCAGAGACTACTACGAGGGGATGAACATGAAGCTGGACCAGCAGATACCCATGCTCTTGGTTGAGCGGCAAGCGCTTAACGAAGCCATGGAAGGAGAGAGTAGA GGCCCACACCACATGCCTGAGACAAGGGGCCTGTGTCTGTCGGAGGAGCAGACTGTGAGCAGT ATACTTAGGAGGCCCAGGATTGGTGGAAACCGGTTACTGGACATGAGAACTCAGCCACAAAAACTGACTAGGAGATGTGAAGTTACTGCAATACTTGTCTTGTATGGCCTCCCCAG GCTACTAACAGGATCCATCCTCGCCCATGAGCTGATGCACGGGTGGTTGCGCCTCAAAG GTTACCGAAACCTAAACGCGGAGGTTGAAGAAGGAATATGCCAGGTCATGTCTTACCTGTGGCTGGAATCAGAGATTCTTCCGTCGTCCTCAAGGCACGCGCAGCCTTCATCTTCCTACGCCTCGTCCTCCTCTTCGTCTTACTCTTATCCACCGACATCGTCCAAGAAAGGTGGGATATCTCATACCGAAAAGAAGCTGGGCGAGTTCTTCATGCACCAGATTGCCCATGACACGTCGACGGCGTATGGTGACGGTTTCAGAACTGCGTATGCTGCCGTCAACAAGTATGGCCTTCGCCAAACACTGAACCACATACGCCTAACAGGAGGACTCCCTGTAtaa
- the LOC100193567 gene encoding uncharacterized protein LOC100193567 — protein MQTEARVGMAAATMDGTGAAASAARRYTTQQQQQQQLQHHQPQLGTVPHLLAGGVAGAVSKTCTAPLARLTILFQVQGMHSDVATMRNTSIWREASRIVYEEGFRAFWKGNLVTIAHRLPYSSISFYAYERYKNLLQMLPGLEKNGGFGADVGVRLLGGGLSGITAASATYPLDLVRTRLAAQTNTAYYRGISHALYAICRDEGVRGLYKGLGATLLGVGPSIAVSFSVYETLRSHWQIERPCDSPVLISLACGSLSGIASSTFTFPLDLVRRRMQLEGAAGRARVYQTGLFGTFGHIVRTEGFRGMYRGILPEYCKVVPGVGIVFMTYEMLKAILTGLESDD, from the exons ATGCAGACGGAGGCGAGGGTGGGGATGGCCGCCGCCACGATGGACGGCACCGGCGCCGCGGCGTCCGCCGCCCGGAGGTACAcgacgcagcagcagcagcagcagcagctgcagcacCACCAGCCGCAGCTCGGGACCGTGCCCCATCTCCTCGCCGGCGGCGTCGCTGGCGCAGTCAGCAAGACCTGCACCGCCCCGCTCGCACGCCTCACCATCCTCTTTCAG GTACAAGGAATGCACTCAGATGTGGCTACAATGCGCAATACTAGCATATGGCGTGAAGCATCCCGCATTGTCTATGAAGAAGGTTTTCGAGCTTTCTGGAAAGGGAACCTTGTTACCATTGCTCACCGGTTGCCTTACTCTTCAATTAGTTTCTATGCCTATGAGAGATACAAGAAT TTGCTTCAGATGCTACCGGGTCTTGAGAAGAATGGTggatttggtgcagatgttggtgTTAGATTGCTAGGTGGTGGTTTATCAGGAATCACTGCAGCTTCTGCGACGTATCCACTGGACTTGGTGCGGACACGTCTTGCTGCCCAG ACAAATACTGCCTACTACAGGGGCATATCTCATGCTCTTTATGCGATCTGCAGAGATGAGGGTGTCCGTGGATTGTACAAGGGTCTTGGTGCCACTTTACTG GGAGTGGGCCCCAGCATTGCAGTAAGCTTCTCTGTGTATGAAACTTTACGTTCCCATTGGCAAATAGAGAG GCCATGTGATTCCCCTGTTCTGATCAGTTTGGCTTGTGGAAGTCTTTCAGGAATTGCATCGTCTACTT TTACATTCCCATTGGATCTTGTGAGACGTCGCATGCAATTGGAAGGAGCAGCCGGGAGGGCTCGCGTCTACCAGACAGGACTTtttggaaccttcggacatattgtCCGTACGGAGGGTTTTAGAGGCATGTATAGAGGAATCTTGCCTGAGTACTGCAAAGTGGTTCCTGGTGTCGGCATCGTATTTATGACATATGAGATGCTTAAGGCCATCCTCACAGGACTGGAATCTGATGATTAG